One Oryza sativa Japonica Group chromosome 8, ASM3414082v1 DNA window includes the following coding sequences:
- the LOC4345878 gene encoding LOW QUALITY PROTEIN: EPIDERMAL PATTERNING FACTOR-like protein 1 (The sequence of the model RefSeq protein was modified relative to this genomic sequence to represent the inferred CDS: deleted 2 bases in 1 codon) has product MRTAATPPLAAAAAAVAAVFLSALLLASASASASRLPPPRRLLPLVGGEVAVAVVAGEEEKVRLGSSPPSCYSKCYGCSPCVAVQVPTLSAPSVPAARAAHDAAPLVATFTNYKPLGWKCQCRDRLFDP; this is encoded by the exons ATGAGGACGGCGGCcacgccgcctctcgccgccgccgccgccgccgtcgcggcagTGTTCCTCTCTGCGTTGctgctcgcctccgcctccgcctccgcctccaggctccctcctcctcgccgtcttcTTCCCCTG GTTGGTggcgaggtggcggtggcggtggtggctggggaggaggagaaggtgcgGCTGGGGTCGAGCCCGCCGAGCTGCTACAGCAAGTGCTACGGGTGCAGCCCGTGCGTCGCGGTGCAGGTGCCCACCTTGTCCGCCCcgtccgtccccgccgcc cgcgccgcgcacgacgccgcgccgctcgtGGCGACGTTCACCAACTACAAGCCGCTAGGGTGGAAGTGCCAGTGCCGCGACCGCCTGTTCGACCCCTGA